The DNA sequence TGAAAACGGTGTGATACGGGTAGGGACAAAGGTAAAACCAGGAGATATCCTGGTTGGTAAGGTTGCCCCTAAGAGCCGGAGTGAATTATCGCCTGAAGAAAAATTATTACATGCTATCTTTGGTCGTGCAGGAGAAGATGTAAAAAATGAATCACTCGAAGTACCCTCTGGCATGGAGGGCATTGTTATAAACACTCAGATATTTTCTAGAAAATCTTATCTTTCTGATGATAAGAGACAAAAAATTTTACAAGAAATAAATGATATAGAAGCAAAATACGATGAGAATATTGTGAAAGAATTCGGCAAGATGTTGAAGGCAATAGATGTTGAGGTTAACGAGCCATTGGTAGATATTCAGACTGGACAGATATATACAATTGAGCGTGGTCTTCCTGCGAAATCTGTTCTCTTGTTAGAGGAACGTTTTGATATCGAGAATATTGAGTTTAGCAATAAAAAGAAAAAAGAAAAAGCTATTGAAATTAGCAAAGAATTTCTTGAGAAAATAGAATATTTAAAAGATGAAAAAGATAGAAAGATTAATCATTTAAAACGCGGGGATGAACTACCTACGGGAGTTTTAGAATTGGCTAAGATTTCAATTGCAACAAAGAGAAAACTATCAGTAGGTGATAAAATGGCCGGCAGGCATGGTAATAAAGGCGTTATATCTAAAATTCTTCCTGAAGAGGATATGCCATTTTTACCTGATGGAACTCGGGTTGAAATGCTGTTGAATCCGTTGGGCGTACCATCAAGAATGAATGTAGGGCAAATTCTGGAAACTCATCTTGGATGGGCTGCAAACAAATTAGGATTCCGTTCGATAACACCGATTTTCGAGGGTGCGTCTGAAGAAGAAATAAGAGCAACTCTTAAAGAAGCTGGCTTACCAGAAGATGGGAAAACTGTTCTTTATGATGGTAGGACGGGGGAAGCTTTTGAACAAAAGGTAACGGCAGGTTATATGTATATGTTAAAGCTTCATCACTTGGTAGACGAGAAAGTACATGCACGGGCAACAGGTCCGTATTCTTTAATTACCCAACAACCATTAGGTGGAAAGGCGCGGTTTGGTGGACAGAGATTTGGTGAAATGGAAGTTTGGGCCCTTGAAGCATATGGCGCAGCTCATAACTTGCAGGAATTGCTTACAGTAAAAAGTGATGACGTAGAGGGAAGGACAAAAATCTACGAATCGATGGTAAAAGGTGAAAATACATTAGAAGCTGGTACTCCTGCATCCTTTGAGGTGCTAGCGAATGAAATTGCCGGACTTGGGTTAAGTTTAAAATTAGAAAAGAAAAAAATGGAAGTTTTAAAAGAGTCGTAAAGGGGTTTATAAATGACAGATATAGTGTACGATAAAATTAATGAATATAGTTCCGTAAAAATATCACTTGCATCAGCAGATGATATACGAAGTTGGTCTTACGGTGAAGTAAAAAAGCCGGAAACAATTAATTATCGTACTTACAGAGCTGAAAAAGATGGATTATTTTGCGAGCGTATATTTGGTCCTGAGCGTAATTGGGAATGCTTTTGCGGGAAATATAAAGGGATAAAACATAAAGGAATCATTTGTGACCGATGTGGTGTGAAGATCACTCATTCGCGAGTAAGAAGGAAGCGTATGGGACATATTAATTTGGCAGCACCAATCGTTCATATATGGTTCTTTAAAGCAATGCCATCACGATTAGGGACCCTCTTGGGAATGAAGACTACATCTTTAGAAAGAATTATTTATTTCCAAGATTATGTGGTAATTGACCCAGGAAGTACACCACTTAAAGAATACCAGATGCTCAGTGAAGAAGAATATAAAGTAAATAAAGAGAAGTATGGGGAACAATCCTTTAAGGCAGGAATGGGGGCTGAGTCGATACGGACACTATTGCAAAATCTTGATTTGGTAACATTATCAAGTCAATTACGTGAGGAGCTTAACCAAACAAAATCTAAGCAACGTGCCAAAGAAATAATTAAGAGACTAGAAATAGTAGAGGCATTTAGAGACTCTGGAAATCGACCGGAATGGATGGTACTAAGCGTTATACCTGTTATTCCACCCGATCTAAGACCGCTCGTTTTATTGGAAAGTGGAAATTTTGCTACCTCCGATCTTAATGATCTTTACAGAAGGATTATTAATAGAAACAACCGTTTAAAAAAGTTAATTGATTTAAATGCACCCGAAGTAATCATAAGAAACGAAAAAAGGATGCTGCAGCAAGCTGTTGATGCTTTATTTGACAATACCAGAGGCAAGCGTCCTGTGCTTGGTAGCAATAATAGGCCTTTAAAATCATTGACCGATATGATAAAGGGCAAACAAGGGCGCTTTAGAGAAAACTTACTTGGAAAAAGGGTTGACTATTCTGCACGTTCCGTGATTGTGGTAGGACCTGAACTAAAATTGCATCAATGTGGACTTCCAAAGAAGATAGCTTTGGAATTGTTTCAACCATTCATTATACGAAGATTAAAAGAACTAGGTCTTGCAGATACGATTAAAAGTGCTAAGAAGATGTTGGGCAGAAAAGATAAAGAAGTATGGGATATCTTAGAAGAAGTAGTTAAAAGGCATCCTGTATTGCTCAATAGAGCGCCAACACTGCATAGGATGGGTATTCAAGCTTTTGAACCTATCTTAGTAGAAGGGAATGCTATTAAACTGCATCCTCTAGTTTGTCGTGGATTTAACGCTGATTTTGATGGTGATCAGATGGCAGTTCATATACCGCTTTCGATAGAAGCACAGTCTGAGGCAGTTACCTTAATGTTATCTACGAATAATATTTTCTCGCCAGCTTCCGGTGATCCTATTATAACCCCGAGCCAGGATATCGTTTTGGGCTGTTATTATCTTACCGTAAATTTACAGGATGAGCATGATGCAAAGTATCCAAAGTTTATTGGATTTGAAGAAGTTCTTTATGCTCTGGCTGTTAAGAAGGTACATTTACATACAAAGATTGAGATAAGATTACATCATGAAAAAATCATTAAGGATAGGTTGGGTACTGAAGAGCCAAAAAATGGTTTGTGTAAAACTACGGTTGGGCGTGTTGTTTTCAATAAAATATTGCCACATGGGATGCCATTTTACAATTATACCTTAGACCAGAAAGGTATTAGCAGAATAATACAGGATTGCTATAAAATTTTGGGTAGAGAAAAGACGATTGGTCTATTGGATGATATAAAAGAGATAGGTTTTAAGGAATGTACAAAGGCAGGGTTGTCATTTGCAATAACTGATGTAAAAATGCCTATTAAAAAGCAGGATATCTTAGATAAAACGCAAGAGGAAATAGAGAAAATACAAAAACTATATAGGAAGGGTATAATTACAGAGGGTGAGAGGTATAACCAAATTATCGATACATGGACTTATGCCGGTGAGAGAGTTGCCGAGGAGATGTTGAACGAACTTAAAAATGACACGAGAAACGGAAGTCCCTATTTGAACCCTGTGTATTTAATGTCTGCGTCCGGAGCAAGAGGTAGTTCCCAGCAGTTAAGACAGCTTGCCGGTATGCGTGGTTTGATGGCGAAACCTTCAGGTAGAATTATAGAAACACCTATAAAGGCCAATTTTAGGGAAGGATTAGGGGTATTGGAGTATTTCAGTTCTACCCATGGAGCTAGAAAAGGGTTGGCTGATACAGCACTAAAAACAGCAGATTCTGGTTATTTAACTCGAAAGCTAGCTGATGTTGCTCAGAATGTAGTTATAACTGCTCAAGATTGTGGTACTACAAATGGTATTACCAAGAGTGTAGTCTACCGCGGTGAGAAAGTCGAGGTGCCTTTAAGTAAGGTAATTGTCGGCCGTGTAGCTAGGAATAATATTGTAGACTTGGTCAAAGATGAGGTGATTATCAGAGAAAACGAGT is a window from the Candidatus Jettenia sp. genome containing:
- the rpoC gene encoding DNA-directed RNA polymerase subunit beta', producing MTDIVYDKINEYSSVKISLASADDIRSWSYGEVKKPETINYRTYRAEKDGLFCERIFGPERNWECFCGKYKGIKHKGIICDRCGVKITHSRVRRKRMGHINLAAPIVHIWFFKAMPSRLGTLLGMKTTSLERIIYFQDYVVIDPGSTPLKEYQMLSEEEYKVNKEKYGEQSFKAGMGAESIRTLLQNLDLVTLSSQLREELNQTKSKQRAKEIIKRLEIVEAFRDSGNRPEWMVLSVIPVIPPDLRPLVLLESGNFATSDLNDLYRRIINRNNRLKKLIDLNAPEVIIRNEKRMLQQAVDALFDNTRGKRPVLGSNNRPLKSLTDMIKGKQGRFRENLLGKRVDYSARSVIVVGPELKLHQCGLPKKIALELFQPFIIRRLKELGLADTIKSAKKMLGRKDKEVWDILEEVVKRHPVLLNRAPTLHRMGIQAFEPILVEGNAIKLHPLVCRGFNADFDGDQMAVHIPLSIEAQSEAVTLMLSTNNIFSPASGDPIITPSQDIVLGCYYLTVNLQDEHDAKYPKFIGFEEVLYALAVKKVHLHTKIEIRLHHEKIIKDRLGTEEPKNGLCKTTVGRVVFNKILPHGMPFYNYTLDQKGISRIIQDCYKILGREKTIGLLDDIKEIGFKECTKAGLSFAITDVKMPIKKQDILDKTQEEIEKIQKLYRKGIITEGERYNQIIDTWTYAGERVAEEMLNELKNDTRNGSPYLNPVYLMSASGARGSSQQLRQLAGMRGLMAKPSGRIIETPIKANFREGLGVLEYFSSTHGARKGLADTALKTADSGYLTRKLADVAQNVVITAQDCGTTNGITKSVVYRGEKVEVPLSKVIVGRVARNNIVDLVKDEVIIRENELITEEKAKRIESMGYEKIKVRSPLTCEMSLGLCAKCYGMDLSRGQFVEEGMAVGIIAAQSIGEPGTQLTMKTFHIGGTATRSVEESEVRAKRAGVVKYSNLNVVKNPQGKNVAINTNGEILLIDSKGRQIDKHTVVLGAEVLVKENESVVAHQVLTRWDPHMIPILTEMSGKIRFEDIVIGKTMRQESDVSTGVKRKVIMEHKGDLHPQIIIEDETGKILGLYPIPEKAHIEVEEGEFVTAGTLLAKTPREISRTEDITGGLPRVAEIFEARKPKDPAVMSEIDGIVEVGEKRRGKRTIMVRSEAAMEIEHLVPRGKHLKVHRGDRIKAGSPLVEGPLILQDILRISGEEELQTYMLKEVQNVYRSQNVPIDDKHIEIIISQMLRKVKVDDVGDTIFLPGQIVDRFKFKNENKKIIEKGGKPATAKSLLMGITKASLQSDSFISAASFQETTKVLTRAALEGKTDGLVGLKENVILGHLVPAGTGYKTYLSLSAIPTETAISKEFERSKDKELVMLS